A window from Candidatus Zixiibacteriota bacterium encodes these proteins:
- a CDS encoding PaaI family thioesterase produces MASMAGRQKATARLTPARRRLLKDRIASVPFPNALGIRLVRMQAGTVEMSMAAGPALKQYQGVVHGGALASLADTAATFAALTVLPDGMDLVTIEFKINFLSAVRTGRAIARAHVVRAGRRVSIAHVDVYDSRGNDLAATGIFSMLNIPSPATTPPMHKPR; encoded by the coding sequence ATGGCATCGATGGCGGGACGACAGAAAGCGACGGCACGCCTGACTCCGGCGCGTCGGCGGCTGCTGAAAGATCGTATCGCGTCAGTGCCATTTCCGAACGCACTCGGGATCAGATTGGTACGAATGCAGGCGGGCACGGTCGAAATGAGCATGGCCGCCGGGCCGGCGCTGAAACAGTACCAGGGTGTTGTCCACGGCGGCGCGCTGGCATCGTTGGCCGACACGGCTGCGACCTTCGCGGCGCTGACGGTGCTGCCCGATGGCATGGATCTGGTCACGATTGAATTTAAGATCAACTTTTTGTCAGCCGTGCGCACGGGGCGAGCGATCGCCAGGGCACATGTCGTGCGGGCGGGCCGCCGGGTTTCGATTGCGCATGTGGACGTGTACGACTCGCGCGGGAATGATCTGGCAGCCACCGGGATATTCTCCATGCTGAATATTCCGAGCCCCGCAACGACACCACCGATGCACAAGCCGCGCTGA
- a CDS encoding gamma-glutamyl-gamma-aminobutyrate hydrolase family protein (Members of this family of hydrolases with an active site Cys residue belong to MEROPS family C26.), whose protein sequence is MNKPETKRPLICLTVRGKPFDAERHEPTTAPFEWITNAYSALVSHCGGVPLLLSNECPPADVARIVGLTHGLLLTGGEDMAPRYFGEKATVDNLTINEARDAVELSAIAAADAVGMPIFGICRGAQVLNIARGGSVYQDLAQTHPTPVRDHSRGPSRTEVGTHRVELEADSHLRRVMGHDRVDGASDHHQAINKLGRGLWCVARSPEDGVIEAVEERGERFVVGVQWHPEARPNDDASQRIFDAFVDAARTFAQQSTVRNPAQMP, encoded by the coding sequence ATGAATAAACCAGAGACCAAAAGGCCGCTCATTTGCCTGACAGTTCGGGGGAAGCCGTTTGACGCCGAACGGCACGAGCCAACGACGGCTCCGTTTGAGTGGATCACGAACGCTTACTCGGCCCTCGTCTCGCATTGCGGCGGCGTGCCGTTGTTGCTGTCAAACGAATGCCCGCCCGCCGATGTTGCGCGAATCGTCGGCCTGACTCATGGCCTGCTGTTGACCGGGGGAGAGGATATGGCGCCCAGGTACTTCGGCGAAAAAGCAACCGTCGATAATCTGACCATCAACGAGGCGAGGGATGCCGTCGAGTTGTCCGCCATCGCTGCCGCTGATGCCGTCGGTATGCCGATCTTCGGCATCTGCCGCGGAGCACAAGTTCTCAACATCGCGCGTGGCGGATCGGTCTATCAGGACCTGGCCCAAACTCATCCGACGCCGGTGCGCGATCATTCGCGTGGGCCGAGCCGCACCGAGGTCGGCACGCATCGTGTCGAGTTGGAGGCCGACAGCCATCTCCGTCGCGTCATGGGCCATGATCGCGTCGACGGTGCCAGCGATCACCATCAAGCGATCAACAAGCTGGGACGCGGTTTGTGGTGCGTGGCGCGTTCCCCTGAAGACGGCGTCATCGAGGCCGTCGAAGAGCGCGGCGAACGGTTTGTCGTCGGAGTCCAATGGCACCCGGAAGCGCGTCCCAACGACGACGCGTCGCAGAGGATCTTCGACGCGTTCGTCGATGCGGCACGCACCTTCGCCCAACAATCAACTGTGCGTAATCCGGCTCAGATGCCCTGA
- a CDS encoding BamA/TamA family outer membrane protein, which produces MLIVSAMAPVAPAQDDLSMWRRRRPQVGRIDIAGNESVSSGTIRRAMQISTAGFWAKLGLRERPRLLVGAETRDEAAVRFAYRRHGFWDAQAAISAVPDPHSEKAVVTVFVEEGQLYRWGNVSLSGDHEDIQQRAARVLRQLGRGQPADSLELALAVTRIQTIAANYGHPRSRLRLTVTPRGDSLDVVMDLNAGREVRLGELEVEGATRTRESYIRKEVNWRPGALYSQQRLNWRKQDVYNTGLFSFVRLEPAGPDSLQAPDTNAVAPVTADTSDFRLRVVERKPSFIGFRTGAGQDPQRDLTWDYAFEWGSRNWFGTGRKWLLTAQSGFVVITDWRVIHHRFAASYTEPWIFNVRLPTTVTLAFEPGVKSAVQDYSVERISGELNVTRRIKRISRIWSSLVYERVNIYGIPEEREDQFIEEEGISLKRRWIFAYERDSRPSVFLPTAGSRSRIDLEYVGGILGGANDFYKVDVSWARYQRVSPTSILATRFRLAWAKTLAGGTFVPTIDRYYLGGANSIRGYSENSIGPVDSTGAPNGGLVVVLANMELRTPVIWKFWFTFFGDAGNNWGRFRDVRLDEFLVSVGLGWQYMAPVGPIRLDYARRVVHPTYPASDRLHLSILFAF; this is translated from the coding sequence GTGCTCATCGTCTCGGCGATGGCGCCGGTTGCACCGGCACAGGACGACCTGAGCATGTGGCGTCGCCGACGGCCCCAAGTGGGGCGCATCGATATCGCCGGCAATGAATCGGTGTCGTCCGGGACGATCCGTCGGGCTATGCAGATTTCGACCGCCGGTTTCTGGGCCAAGCTGGGGCTGCGTGAACGCCCGCGTCTGTTGGTCGGGGCCGAGACCCGCGATGAAGCTGCCGTCCGGTTTGCTTACCGTCGGCACGGTTTCTGGGATGCCCAGGCCGCAATCAGCGCCGTCCCGGATCCACATAGTGAGAAGGCGGTTGTCACAGTCTTTGTCGAAGAAGGGCAGCTCTATCGATGGGGAAATGTGTCGTTGTCCGGCGACCACGAAGATATCCAACAACGCGCTGCCCGCGTGTTGCGCCAGTTGGGCCGCGGTCAGCCCGCCGATTCACTGGAATTGGCGCTCGCAGTGACGCGGATTCAGACGATTGCCGCCAACTACGGTCATCCCCGAAGTCGCTTGCGTCTGACAGTCACGCCGCGCGGCGATTCGCTGGACGTGGTGATGGATCTGAATGCCGGTCGCGAAGTGCGGCTCGGGGAGCTGGAAGTCGAAGGTGCGACACGAACACGCGAGTCGTACATCCGCAAGGAGGTCAACTGGCGGCCGGGCGCGTTGTATTCCCAGCAACGGCTCAACTGGCGCAAGCAGGATGTTTACAATACGGGGCTTTTTAGCTTCGTGCGGTTGGAACCGGCCGGGCCCGACTCTCTCCAGGCGCCGGATACGAACGCCGTCGCGCCGGTGACGGCGGACACATCCGACTTCCGCCTGCGTGTCGTCGAGCGCAAGCCGTCGTTCATCGGGTTTCGCACCGGCGCGGGACAAGATCCCCAGCGTGATCTGACTTGGGACTACGCATTCGAATGGGGATCGCGCAACTGGTTCGGCACCGGACGCAAGTGGCTGCTCACCGCTCAATCGGGATTCGTCGTCATTACCGACTGGCGGGTCATCCATCATCGATTCGCCGCCTCCTACACGGAGCCCTGGATATTCAATGTTCGCCTGCCCACCACGGTCACGCTGGCATTCGAGCCCGGCGTCAAATCGGCCGTTCAGGATTACAGCGTCGAACGCATCTCCGGCGAATTGAATGTGACCCGCCGGATCAAGCGCATTAGCCGTATCTGGTCGTCGCTTGTTTACGAACGTGTCAACATCTACGGCATTCCCGAGGAACGAGAAGACCAATTTATCGAAGAGGAAGGGATTAGTCTCAAACGGCGCTGGATTTTTGCCTATGAACGCGATAGCCGTCCCAGCGTCTTCCTGCCGACGGCCGGATCACGCAGCCGCATCGATCTCGAGTATGTCGGCGGTATCCTCGGAGGAGCCAACGACTTCTATAAAGTCGATGTCTCGTGGGCGCGGTATCAGCGCGTCAGTCCGACCTCGATTCTCGCAACCCGGTTTCGATTGGCTTGGGCGAAAACTCTTGCGGGTGGGACTTTCGTGCCGACCATCGACCGATACTATCTGGGAGGCGCGAACTCGATCCGCGGGTATTCGGAAAACTCGATTGGTCCGGTCGATTCGACCGGCGCCCCCAACGGCGGACTGGTTGTCGTGCTGGCCAACATGGAGCTGCGCACGCCCGTAATCTGGAAGTTCTGGTTCACATTCTTCGGAGACGCAGGGAACAACTGGGGACGGTTCCGTGACGTGCGCTTAGACGAGTTTCTCGTCTCCGTCGGGCTGGGTTGGCAGTACATGGCCCCGGTCGGGCCGATCCGGCTGGACTATGCACGGCGCGTTGTGCATCCGACATACCCGGCATCGGATCGGCTCCACCTTTCGATCCTCTTTGCGTTCTGA
- a CDS encoding cysteine desulfurase family protein — protein MSRTIYCDHNSTTPLDARVAQAVHDAAVADGYNPSSSHRLGQRARARLVDARERIAEFIGAQPAEIVLCGSGSEADNLAVFGSLYSPDARGRHFVTVATEHHALTESAAWAQQQGFDVTILPVDGAGRIDADEFSDALRDDTQIASVMLANNEIGTLLPIAQLANIARRRGVVFHTDAVQALGKVSVNVDSLSVDMLSLSSHKFYGPKGVGLLYVRQGIRLAPIIHGGGQEMRRRAGTENLSGAVGTAAAMHLLAADPDEPARIGQLAEQFRLRLGEQVDDIVFFGDPDHCLPNTVSVGFGGVDGESLAIALDLKGICVSTGSACTSGAREPSHILQAMNVPLHYANGSIRFSFGRLSHQDDPMRITETVVSEVNRLRAMSPLATRR, from the coding sequence ATGTCCCGCACGATCTATTGCGATCACAACAGCACGACGCCTCTGGATGCCCGCGTCGCACAGGCGGTGCACGATGCAGCCGTCGCAGACGGATACAATCCGTCGTCGTCGCACCGCCTCGGCCAGCGCGCGCGGGCGCGCCTGGTGGACGCGCGCGAGCGGATTGCCGAATTCATCGGTGCACAGCCGGCGGAGATCGTCCTGTGCGGATCCGGGAGCGAAGCCGACAATCTGGCGGTATTCGGCTCATTGTACTCACCCGACGCCCGCGGGCGGCATTTTGTAACGGTCGCGACCGAGCATCATGCGTTGACCGAATCGGCGGCCTGGGCTCAGCAGCAGGGATTCGACGTTACAATTCTCCCGGTCGACGGCGCGGGTCGGATCGATGCCGATGAGTTCTCCGACGCGCTGCGCGATGACACGCAAATTGCGTCGGTGATGCTGGCCAACAATGAAATCGGAACGCTACTGCCGATCGCGCAATTGGCCAACATCGCCCGCCGACGCGGCGTCGTATTCCATACCGATGCCGTGCAGGCACTCGGAAAGGTGAGCGTGAATGTCGATTCGCTCAGTGTCGATATGCTCTCGTTGTCGTCGCACAAGTTTTATGGACCCAAGGGCGTCGGCTTGCTGTATGTCCGTCAGGGCATCCGCCTGGCGCCGATCATTCACGGCGGCGGACAAGAGATGCGTCGCCGCGCGGGGACTGAGAATCTGTCCGGTGCAGTCGGCACCGCCGCCGCGATGCATTTGCTCGCCGCCGACCCTGACGAACCGGCACGCATCGGGCAACTGGCCGAGCAGTTTCGATTGCGGCTCGGCGAACAGGTGGACGACATCGTGTTTTTCGGCGATCCGGATCACTGTCTGCCGAATACGGTCAGCGTCGGATTCGGCGGCGTCGACGGCGAATCGCTGGCGATTGCGCTCGATCTGAAAGGCATTTGTGTTTCAACCGGTTCGGCCTGTACATCCGGCGCCAGGGAGCCATCGCACATCCTGCAGGCCATGAATGTCCCGTTGCACTATGCCAACGGCTCGATTCGCTTCTCTTTCGGTCGCTTAAGTCATCAAGATGATCCGATGCGCATCACGGAGACCGTGGTCTCCGAAGTCAACCGATTGCGGGCCATGTCTCCACTGGCGACGCGCCGCTGA
- a CDS encoding NUDIX hydrolase, whose product MIRSSQIDGRAHDITLYIENAGRIAVTAKHDYPPGLYRAPSGGLHAGETLEQGARREAIEETGLSIELTSYILCAEVVFEHDTENLRWTTHVFSATTSGGVLAHTDHREIREARWARPDEFIGFDRLMNESPSGGLRYRAALHGEVVRLLPLFRSRDAGR is encoded by the coding sequence ATGATCCGCAGCTCTCAAATCGACGGCCGCGCGCACGACATCACGCTGTACATCGAAAATGCGGGGCGAATTGCGGTCACTGCCAAACACGACTACCCGCCGGGGCTGTACCGTGCTCCCTCCGGCGGACTGCACGCGGGAGAGACGCTGGAACAGGGTGCGCGGCGTGAAGCCATCGAGGAAACCGGACTGTCGATTGAATTGACGAGCTATATCCTGTGCGCGGAGGTCGTCTTTGAGCACGACACCGAGAATCTGCGATGGACAACGCATGTCTTTTCGGCCACGACGTCGGGGGGCGTGTTGGCGCACACCGACCATCGTGAAATCCGTGAAGCACGCTGGGCCAGGCCGGATGAGTTCATTGGATTCGACCGTCTGATGAACGAATCACCGAGCGGCGGGCTGCGTTATCGAGCCGCGCTGCATGGTGAAGTGGTGCGACTACTCCCGCTGTTTCGGTCACGCGATGCGGGTCGTTAA
- the mnmA gene encoding tRNA 2-thiouridine(34) synthase MnmA encodes MDHNPARPTTVDPEALIDPRWRRRRVAVAMSGGVDSSVAAVICHLAGCDVVGVTMKLWEYDSVGGDHIRDGRCCTVEAFDRCRQVAAQFGFPHYLFDFTEDFERTVICDFLTEYRSGRTPNPCMLCNRAIKWGVLWEKATQLGCEALVTGHYAQCHVGADGDLELRRGADRTRDQSYFLWRVPPDRLARTIFPLGGLAKSDVRALAESWSLPTAETPESRDLCFVEDGDLHRFFDERNTAADRKPLTGAIVDQNGEHLGHHAGFDRYTIGQRRGLGVALGRPQYVTAIDPETATITVGDESELWARTLETESGHWLATIPESPFHADVQIRYRHDAAPAVVVDSNREHARITFLSPQRAITPGQSAVIYNGDRVLGGGIIATVSRES; translated from the coding sequence TTGGATCATAATCCCGCCCGGCCCACGACTGTTGATCCGGAAGCATTGATCGACCCGCGCTGGCGCCGCCGACGTGTCGCGGTGGCCATGTCGGGCGGAGTCGACTCATCGGTCGCCGCGGTCATCTGCCATCTGGCCGGATGTGACGTTGTCGGCGTGACGATGAAGCTGTGGGAGTATGACTCCGTCGGCGGCGATCACATCCGCGACGGTCGCTGCTGTACCGTCGAGGCGTTTGACCGGTGCCGCCAGGTCGCAGCACAGTTCGGATTCCCACATTATCTGTTCGACTTCACCGAAGACTTCGAGCGCACGGTGATCTGCGACTTTCTCACTGAGTATCGATCGGGGCGCACGCCCAATCCATGCATGTTATGCAATCGCGCCATCAAGTGGGGCGTGCTGTGGGAGAAGGCGACGCAGCTCGGATGCGAGGCGCTGGTGACCGGTCACTATGCGCAATGTCACGTCGGAGCGGACGGCGATTTGGAACTGCGCCGCGGCGCGGATCGAACCCGCGATCAATCGTACTTTCTCTGGCGCGTCCCGCCCGATCGACTCGCCCGCACCATTTTTCCACTGGGGGGGCTGGCGAAGTCGGACGTACGCGCGCTCGCCGAATCCTGGAGTCTGCCGACTGCGGAGACGCCGGAAAGCCGCGACTTGTGCTTCGTAGAAGATGGTGATTTGCATCGGTTTTTCGACGAGCGCAACACCGCCGCCGACCGCAAGCCCCTGACCGGCGCCATCGTCGACCAGAATGGCGAACATCTCGGTCATCACGCGGGATTTGACCGGTATACAATCGGGCAGAGACGCGGGCTGGGTGTTGCGCTCGGACGGCCTCAGTATGTCACCGCTATCGACCCCGAAACCGCGACGATCACTGTCGGCGATGAGTCCGAATTGTGGGCACGGACTCTCGAGACCGAATCGGGGCATTGGCTCGCGACGATCCCCGAATCACCCTTCCATGCCGACGTTCAGATTCGCTATCGGCACGATGCCGCTCCCGCCGTCGTGGTCGACTCAAATCGGGAGCACGCGCGAATCACGTTTCTGTCCCCCCAACGGGCGATCACACCGGGACAGTCGGCCGTCATATACAACGGCGACAGAGTGCTTGGGGGCGGGATCATCGCCACCGTCTCGCGCGAGTCGTAA
- the gatC gene encoding Asp-tRNA(Asn)/Glu-tRNA(Gln) amidotransferase subunit GatC has translation MAITREELIKVARLARLRLSESELFALASDLERITQYVGQLAEVPVSDGQYRPVLPLIRTHDGMREDSVRRWFSANRATAGAFESKDGYFRVPPVIDKTLGSRDGASPSA, from the coding sequence ATGGCGATCACGCGCGAAGAACTGATCAAAGTCGCACGGCTGGCACGGTTGCGGCTCAGCGAGTCAGAGTTGTTCGCATTGGCATCTGATCTTGAGCGGATTACTCAGTATGTCGGCCAGCTTGCCGAAGTTCCGGTCAGTGACGGACAATACAGACCGGTGCTGCCGCTGATCCGGACACATGACGGCATGCGTGAAGACTCGGTACGACGTTGGTTTTCAGCAAATCGGGCGACGGCCGGCGCTTTCGAATCGAAGGATGGATACTTCCGCGTTCCGCCGGTGATCGATAAGACCCTCGGCTCCCGTGATGGCGCATCACCGTCAGCGTGA
- a CDS encoding M24 family metallopeptidase, with translation MDVARIQAGLASADCDGWLLYDFHGLNPIAYDTVRPTGLVTRRWFVFIPRAGEPRGLVNAIERNSFSNLPGEYKTYGTHGELSSGLRIMLQGATRVAMEYSPNNAIPYIARVDAGTIELVRSAGVDVVSSGDLVSGLLACWTSEQIAMHRSAAAALNEIKDAAFALIAEAVRNGATLNEYDVASYIRTQFDRRGLLPQGGPICAVDANASNPHYEPTEQDRAPIGRDQTVLIDLWARWDKPDAVFADMTWMGYTAESIPDRQSAVFGVAAGARDAGVAFLRKETASQSPVAGWQVDDVVRGYISKAGYGAYFIHRTGHSIGRDVHGIGPNIDNYETRDPRLLRPGMCFSIEPGIYLPEFGVRTEIDCLIEPDGVSVTTQPVQSGMIALLK, from the coding sequence ATGGACGTGGCGCGCATACAAGCGGGGCTGGCATCGGCTGATTGCGACGGGTGGCTGCTCTACGATTTTCACGGGCTCAATCCGATCGCCTATGATACGGTGCGCCCGACGGGGCTGGTCACGCGGCGTTGGTTCGTTTTCATTCCACGCGCCGGAGAGCCGCGCGGACTGGTGAATGCCATCGAAAGAAACTCGTTTTCGAATCTCCCCGGCGAATACAAGACATACGGCACACACGGCGAGTTGTCGAGTGGTCTGCGCATCATGCTGCAGGGCGCCACCCGCGTCGCCATGGAGTACTCCCCCAACAATGCGATCCCGTACATCGCCCGGGTGGATGCGGGAACGATCGAATTGGTGCGCAGCGCCGGCGTGGACGTGGTGTCGTCGGGCGATCTGGTTTCCGGACTGCTGGCATGCTGGACATCTGAGCAGATTGCGATGCACCGCAGCGCGGCGGCAGCGCTCAACGAAATCAAAGACGCGGCATTCGCCTTGATCGCCGAGGCGGTACGGAACGGAGCGACGCTCAACGAATACGATGTGGCATCGTATATCCGGACGCAGTTTGACCGGCGCGGCCTGCTGCCGCAAGGCGGGCCGATCTGCGCAGTCGATGCGAATGCATCCAACCCGCACTATGAGCCGACAGAGCAGGACCGCGCACCGATCGGCCGCGACCAGACCGTGCTTATCGATTTGTGGGCGCGCTGGGACAAACCTGATGCGGTGTTCGCCGACATGACATGGATGGGATATACGGCGGAGTCGATTCCCGACAGGCAGTCGGCCGTATTCGGCGTTGCCGCCGGTGCGCGCGATGCGGGCGTGGCTTTCTTGCGAAAGGAAACGGCGTCGCAGTCACCGGTTGCCGGGTGGCAGGTCGATGATGTGGTGCGCGGGTACATCTCAAAGGCGGGATATGGAGCGTATTTCATCCATCGCACGGGGCACTCCATCGGACGGGACGTTCACGGCATCGGGCCGAACATCGATAACTATGAGACGCGGGATCCGCGTCTGCTGCGCCCTGGGATGTGCTTTTCGATTGAGCCGGGCATCTATCTTCCGGAGTTCGGCGTACGGACGGAGATCGATTGCCTGATCGAGCCCGATGGAGTCTCTGTGACAACACAACCGGTTCAAAGCGGAATGATCGCGCTGTTGAAGTGA